One stretch of Candidatus Saccharibacteria bacterium oral taxon 488 DNA includes these proteins:
- a CDS encoding ATP-binding cassette domain-containing protein, which yields MIADIHITEKSFGDKTLMCDVKFSVDDGEKVGVVGRNGVGKSTLFGILAGTDTDYTGEVIFRRGITVASTAQEHHGLGDQTVLSYILAGLPEYSRLKKIIDEYPETMGDNMRKIEEYTQALERFDQKGFYQIEEKIARELDNFQLSGCGERSLGSLSGGQKRLVEIVKIMHAEAHLALIDEPTNHMDYVAKQQFIDWMNSQPRQAMLIITHDRDVLGRVDRIVELKDGRAVSYRGNYDAYLKQNAQATAAGMNNFEQVEKRMTNLQQKALDYQRLKEKSRNPGTIQKFKRLENEARAELAELSEMDKPTFWIDKESAGQLDYKSAERYGKFKARNIRLSMKDAASRSQHVLVRVEDAAVGVGERILCEGVNIDLREGEAVELRGCNGAGKTTLIRMLLASGGAVARASHKIIRDPRQSQIFSETPLAPDEPAPATPPALEAVERSRGADVSAERSRSISSGDASEKSTPAQERGAAVTPILYSGNLFLDPQVRVGVYEQEIDERYLADPLEAAIEKLYLSRDLPISDTKIRQLLADYLFAEADRMTPLARLSGGQKARFQIIAMLANDPQLLILDEPTNHLDLPSIEELETALAKYSGAILYVSHDNYFRQEIGGEVVQIGAA from the coding sequence ATGATAGCCGACATCCACATCACTGAGAAGAGTTTTGGCGACAAGACATTGATGTGCGACGTCAAGTTTAGTGTGGATGATGGCGAAAAGGTCGGCGTGGTCGGCCGCAATGGCGTCGGCAAGTCAACGTTGTTTGGCATCTTGGCGGGCACGGATACCGACTACACCGGCGAGGTGATTTTTCGCCGTGGCATCACCGTGGCCAGTACGGCGCAGGAGCATCATGGTTTGGGCGATCAGACGGTGCTGAGCTACATCCTAGCGGGGCTACCAGAATATTCGCGTTTGAAGAAAATTATCGATGAATATCCCGAAACCATGGGCGATAATATGCGTAAGATCGAGGAGTATACCCAGGCGCTGGAACGATTTGATCAGAAAGGGTTTTACCAGATTGAGGAGAAGATTGCCCGGGAGCTCGATAATTTCCAGCTGAGCGGGTGCGGCGAGCGGTCGCTTGGTTCTCTATCGGGCGGTCAGAAGCGGCTGGTGGAGATCGTGAAGATTATGCATGCGGAGGCGCATTTGGCGCTGATTGACGAGCCGACTAATCATATGGATTATGTGGCCAAGCAGCAGTTCATCGACTGGATGAACTCGCAGCCGCGCCAGGCTATGTTGATCATCACGCATGATCGCGATGTGCTGGGTCGGGTGGATCGAATTGTCGAGCTCAAAGACGGCCGGGCGGTCAGTTACCGCGGTAACTATGACGCCTACCTCAAGCAAAACGCTCAGGCGACGGCGGCGGGCATGAATAATTTTGAGCAGGTCGAGAAGCGGATGACTAACCTTCAGCAAAAAGCGCTGGATTATCAGCGGCTAAAGGAAAAGTCGCGCAACCCGGGCACTATCCAAAAGTTTAAGCGGCTGGAAAATGAAGCGCGGGCCGAGCTAGCGGAATTATCAGAGATGGACAAGCCGACGTTTTGGATCGACAAGGAGTCGGCTGGGCAGCTTGATTACAAGTCAGCCGAGCGCTATGGCAAGTTCAAGGCGCGCAATATTCGGCTATCGATGAAGGATGCGGCCAGTCGTAGTCAGCACGTGCTGGTGCGAGTTGAGGATGCGGCAGTTGGGGTTGGCGAGCGGATATTGTGTGAGGGGGTGAATATTGATCTACGTGAGGGCGAGGCGGTGGAGCTACGCGGCTGCAATGGCGCTGGCAAGACGACGCTGATTCGGATGTTGCTGGCAAGCGGTGGTGCGGTTGCCCGGGCGTCTCATAAAATAATCCGGGACCCGAGACAATCCCAGATTTTTTCTGAGACGCCGCTCGCGCCAGATGAACCAGCGCCAGCGACACCTCCTGCGCTGGAGGCTGTGGAACGTTCGCGAGGAGCGGACGTTTCAGCCGAACGCTCGCGTAGTATCTCCAGTGGAGATGCAAGCGAAAAGAGTACTCCAGCGCAGGAGCGTGGCGCAGCCGTCACCCCTATCCTCTACTCCGGCAATCTCTTCCTCGATCCACAGGTGCGGGTGGGCGTGTATGAGCAAGAGATTGATGAGCGGTATTTGGCGGATCCGTTGGAGGCGGCGATCGAGAAATTATATCTTAGCCGTGACCTGCCGATTTCTGATACGAAAATTCGCCAATTGCTAGCCGATTATCTGTTCGCCGAAGCCGATCGGATGACGCCACTAGCGCGCCTGTCGGGCGGTCAGAAGGCGCGCTTTCAGATTATTGCTATGCTGGCGAATGACCCGCAGCTGCTGATTTTGGACGAGCCAACCAACCACCTTGACCTACCGAGCATTGAGGAATTAGAGACGGCACTGGCAAAATATTCTGGCGCCATCCTCTACGTCAGTCACGACAATTATTTCCGCCAAGAAATCGGTGGCGAAGTTGTGCAAATCGGTGCAGCATAA
- the atpF gene encoding F0F1 ATP synthase subunit B, whose product MVETILTQFASAEAHAAEKADLFSSLGIDWKLLILQTVAFLILLVILRKWVYPPLAAMLDKREKDMRTAEKAAQSARDNADKAEKMTNELMRKARAEASDIVAAAREEAASVVEQAAAKATAKSETIVSAAQAEIAKEVEQAKKALHNETLELVAEATGKVLHEKVDAKTDATLIATAVKEVA is encoded by the coding sequence ATTGTGGAGACTATATTGACACAATTTGCGAGTGCCGAAGCGCACGCGGCCGAAAAGGCTGACCTGTTCAGTTCGCTCGGTATTGATTGGAAGCTGCTGATCTTGCAAACGGTGGCGTTTCTGATCTTGCTGGTCATTCTACGCAAGTGGGTGTATCCGCCGTTGGCAGCGATGCTCGACAAGCGCGAAAAAGACATGCGCACAGCCGAAAAGGCGGCGCAATCGGCGCGCGACAACGCTGATAAAGCCGAAAAAATGACCAACGAGTTGATGCGAAAAGCTCGGGCGGAGGCCAGTGATATCGTGGCGGCAGCGCGTGAGGAGGCGGCCTCGGTCGTCGAGCAAGCTGCGGCTAAGGCGACTGCCAAATCCGAGACCATCGTTAGTGCAGCGCAGGCGGAAATCGCCAAGGAAGTCGAACAAGCCAAGAAAGCATTGCACAATGAGACGCTGGAATTGGTGGCTGAGGCGACTGGCAAGGTTTTGCATGAGAAAGTTGATGCTAAGACAGACGCCACGCTGATTGCGACTGCGGTCAAGGAGGTTGCCTAG
- a CDS encoding glycosyltransferase family 4 protein → MTKKTSRIVVNMISESEFTVQGHGVHTAYKEITGALEKQPAIDIAINTNRSADIVHVQTVGMYALGRLLRKNGKKIVSAHLVPDSFIGSLRAAKYWKPVGKLWLKFFYSRADLVLACSKMVHDELVHDMKLSNVKVLYNTVDMARYQVTADDRHVARQALHLTERDFVVIGNGQVQPRKRLDTFISIARAMPDVTFYWIGGIPFKHLGAKYESMQKLINSVPPNLTVTGVIPLEDVRQYYMAADVFVLPATQENHPVCVLEAAGAGLPIVLRDIPQYDDTFRGSAVMADTDEQFIQLVTRLRTDASFRQSAIHGAKKIAERFDSGAGAKRLVAMYQELLKEDEVCA, encoded by the coding sequence ATGACTAAAAAGACATCCCGAATCGTGGTCAATATGATTTCGGAAAGTGAGTTTACGGTCCAAGGACATGGTGTACATACAGCTTATAAGGAGATTACTGGTGCCTTGGAAAAACAGCCTGCTATTGATATTGCCATTAACACTAATCGATCGGCAGATATAGTTCATGTACAGACAGTGGGTATGTATGCATTGGGACGGTTGCTGCGCAAAAACGGTAAAAAAATTGTTTCAGCACACTTGGTACCAGATAGTTTCATTGGATCATTGAGGGCGGCCAAATACTGGAAGCCAGTTGGTAAATTGTGGCTAAAGTTCTTCTACAGCCGGGCCGACCTTGTGCTGGCCTGTTCCAAGATGGTACATGATGAGCTGGTCCATGACATGAAATTGTCTAACGTCAAGGTGCTATATAATACCGTTGACATGGCGCGATATCAGGTCACTGCTGATGATCGCCATGTTGCACGTCAAGCGTTACATCTGACAGAACGTGATTTTGTCGTCATCGGTAATGGCCAAGTGCAGCCTCGCAAACGACTTGACACCTTTATATCAATCGCTCGTGCAATGCCGGATGTTACGTTTTATTGGATTGGTGGTATTCCATTTAAACATCTTGGGGCTAAATACGAGTCAATGCAAAAACTTATTAATTCAGTTCCTCCTAACCTTACGGTAACCGGTGTTATACCGCTCGAAGATGTGCGTCAGTATTATATGGCGGCTGATGTGTTTGTATTGCCGGCTACTCAGGAAAATCATCCTGTGTGTGTACTGGAGGCAGCTGGTGCTGGATTGCCGATAGTATTGCGTGATATCCCGCAGTATGACGATACATTTCGTGGTTCGGCAGTTATGGCGGATACTGATGAGCAGTTTATTCAATTAGTAACCCGTCTCAGAACAGATGCGTCTTTTCGCCAGTCAGCAATTCATGGTGCTAAAAAAATTGCTGAACGATTTGATAGCGGTGCTGGCGCCAAGCGCTTAGTCGCGATGTATCAAGAGTTGCTAAAAGAAGATGAGGTATGCGCGTAG
- a CDS encoding AtpZ/AtpI family protein, whose translation MAERPDVENGVTTATEVAAARVILGTIGDTTWRMFVPSIGCTLLGVWLDSVFGLKPWLMFAGVVLGFVGAYLLVNKQLGRVKRKKERKNI comes from the coding sequence ATGGCTGAGAGACCAGATGTTGAGAATGGCGTGACGACAGCGACAGAAGTGGCGGCGGCTCGGGTTATTCTCGGGACGATCGGCGACACAACGTGGCGGATGTTTGTGCCGAGCATCGGCTGTACGCTGCTGGGTGTGTGGCTGGATAGCGTGTTTGGTTTGAAGCCGTGGCTGATGTTTGCTGGCGTGGTACTTGGTTTTGTGGGCGCGTATCTACTGGTGAATAAGCAGCTGGGGCGTGTGAAACGAAAAAAGGAGCGTAAAAATATATGA
- a CDS encoding D-alanyl-D-alanine carboxypeptidase family protein, whose product MKHRVGRAVVAMVLAAWTTLTLLMINGGTQLVNRTSESVAHSPLYNFQPITIRLDRTNRDLTFPSWKYLQTGKIWSYVSGKQGIDPAFEPPLTDITDGTPSWIEDKRVQPMVKEPLEQLRQATAEAKLPVLVSSAYRSGTAQAKVRTETTAKNGAAHTDEYVAKPGHSEHQLGLAVDLTSFSEKCKARFSDCALDPKTASWLAAHAHEYGFILRYPKGKEKITGVASEAWHFRYVGKDLASLIHKSGLTFDEVYQNMVKLRDNASVAKSSPS is encoded by the coding sequence ATGAAGCACAGGGTGGGACGCGCGGTCGTGGCCATGGTTTTGGCGGCATGGACGACACTGACACTGCTGATGATCAATGGTGGCACGCAGCTCGTCAATCGAACCTCAGAGTCGGTCGCTCATTCGCCGCTGTATAATTTCCAGCCGATCACCATCCGTCTCGACCGGACCAATCGCGACTTGACCTTTCCGTCGTGGAAATATTTACAAACTGGGAAAATCTGGTCGTACGTTTCGGGCAAGCAGGGCATCGACCCAGCCTTTGAGCCGCCGCTGACTGATATTACTGATGGTACGCCGAGCTGGATAGAGGATAAGCGCGTGCAGCCGATGGTCAAAGAGCCACTGGAGCAACTGCGCCAAGCCACGGCTGAGGCCAAGCTACCGGTCCTCGTCTCTAGCGCCTACCGCTCCGGCACCGCCCAAGCCAAAGTCCGCACTGAAACCACCGCCAAAAACGGCGCCGCCCACACCGATGAATACGTCGCCAAACCCGGCCACAGCGAACACCAGCTCGGCCTAGCGGTTGACTTGACCAGCTTTTCTGAGAAATGCAAGGCCCGCTTTAGCGACTGCGCGCTTGATCCAAAAACTGCCAGCTGGCTGGCCGCTCATGCCCACGAATACGGCTTTATTCTGCGCTATCCGAAGGGTAAGGAAAAAATCACCGGCGTCGCGAGCGAAGCTTGGCACTTCCGCTATGTCGGTAAAGACCTGGCTAGCCTCATCCACAAATCGGGGCTGACCTTTGACGAAGTGTACCAAAACATGGTCAAATTACGCGACAATGCATCAGTTGCTAAGTCATCTCCTTCATGA
- a CDS encoding ATP synthase F0 subunit C, translating into MKELAFALTYAIPAALAAIGAGIVGAAAMNAAGRNPEKINDLRTMMILGISFIDALAIIGFVAAIVGKVM; encoded by the coding sequence ATGAAAGAATTAGCATTTGCACTCACCTACGCCATCCCAGCTGCACTGGCAGCGATCGGCGCTGGTATCGTCGGCGCGGCAGCGATGAACGCGGCTGGCCGTAATCCAGAGAAAATTAACGACCTGCGCACCATGATGATCCTCGGTATTTCGTTCATCGACGCCCTAGCGATCATCGGTTTCGTGGCGGCTATCGTCGGCAAAGTTATGTAA
- the xth gene encoding exodeoxyribonuclease III, translating to MRLFSWNVNGIRAVINKGEFAHFMQTYDPDIVCLQETKAARNQVEIDLPEYHEHFYSAAKKGYSGTAIFSKIRPLHWRDGLPPAIIERFNLTGDQYGNPADEGRIITAEFDDFWVVTCYTPNSKGDLARLQLRHKQWDPAVLAYLEELELVKPVLYCGDMNVAHQEIDLANPKPNVGKHGFTDEEREGFQNYLDAGFVDTFRAAFPEKTGAYTWWTHWANARARNVGWRIDYWLASREIANRVINSEIHAEQMGSDHCPVSIEVEV from the coding sequence ATGCGATTATTTTCCTGGAACGTCAATGGCATCCGCGCCGTCATTAACAAGGGTGAGTTTGCCCACTTTATGCAAACCTACGATCCAGACATTGTATGCCTGCAAGAGACCAAGGCCGCACGCAACCAGGTAGAAATTGACCTGCCAGAGTACCACGAGCATTTTTATTCGGCTGCCAAGAAGGGCTATTCTGGCACGGCGATTTTCTCGAAAATCCGGCCGCTGCATTGGCGCGACGGGCTGCCGCCGGCCATCATCGAGCGGTTTAATTTGACCGGCGATCAGTATGGCAACCCAGCGGACGAAGGGCGCATCATCACTGCCGAGTTCGATGATTTTTGGGTGGTGACATGTTATACGCCAAATTCGAAAGGGGATCTGGCCCGGCTGCAATTACGCCATAAACAGTGGGATCCAGCGGTGCTGGCCTATCTGGAGGAATTGGAGCTAGTCAAGCCAGTATTATACTGCGGCGATATGAACGTGGCGCATCAAGAAATTGACCTGGCAAATCCAAAGCCTAATGTTGGCAAACACGGTTTCACCGACGAGGAGCGGGAAGGCTTTCAGAATTACCTAGACGCTGGATTTGTCGATACCTTTCGGGCAGCTTTCCCTGAGAAAACCGGCGCCTATACCTGGTGGACGCACTGGGCTAACGCCCGGGCGCGCAATGTCGGCTGGCGGATCGACTATTGGCTGGCGTCACGCGAAATCGCTAACCGCGTCATTAACTCTGAGATTCACGCCGAACAAATGGGTAGCGATCACTGCCCGGTAAGCATTGAGGTTGAGGTATGA
- a CDS encoding F0F1 ATP synthase subunit delta, with protein sequence MARTLRRKLARHAAERLLKGDAAVIDELAALIIAERREREIDLLVQDIEAELAERGTVVATVESATPLDDVVRQEVKGLLSSAARHRDAGFAPGFRSGNSGCRAPSDDRAAQHVELSDAEVPSDRIAQVRLREIIRSELIGGVKITTPTQVMDATIAKKLNDLRAKKI encoded by the coding sequence ATGGCGCGGACGCTTCGGCGAAAGTTGGCACGACACGCGGCCGAGCGGTTGCTCAAGGGTGACGCAGCAGTGATTGATGAATTAGCGGCGCTGATCATAGCCGAGCGGCGCGAGCGAGAGATTGATTTATTGGTGCAGGATATCGAGGCAGAATTAGCCGAACGTGGCACGGTTGTGGCGACGGTGGAGAGTGCAACACCGCTGGATGATGTGGTGCGGCAAGAAGTCAAGGGGCTGCTGAGCAGCGCGGCTCGTCATCGGGACGCGGGCTTCGCTCCGGGTTTCCGTAGCGGAAACTCGGGCTGCAGAGCGCCCTCAGACGACCGCGCTGCTCAGCATGTCGAACTTTCTGATGCGGAAGTTCCGAGCGACCGCATCGCTCAGGTACGCCTGCGCGAAATCATCCGTTCCGAGTTGATCGGCGGGGTGAAGATTACCACGCCGACTCAAGTGATGGACGCGACAATTGCCAAGAAACTAAACGACTTGCGGGCGAAGAAAATCTAG
- the smpB gene encoding SsrA-binding protein SmpB, which produces MTKPAKTKKPSTHAVVNRRARFDYELGEEVVAGLVLAGMEVRAAREGHVQLKGAFVSMRNGELWLNNASFSLRLNVRGQANTRSVDTSARKLLVSKRQLARFTEAKKQGMTIVPTKLLTSGKFIKVVIALAKGKKTYDKRETIKRRDQDRETRRQLSGR; this is translated from the coding sequence GTGACCAAGCCCGCCAAGACCAAAAAACCATCCACTCACGCCGTCGTGAATCGCCGAGCGCGATTTGACTATGAGTTGGGCGAGGAGGTTGTGGCCGGGCTGGTGCTGGCGGGCATGGAAGTGCGCGCTGCCAGGGAAGGGCACGTGCAGCTGAAGGGGGCGTTTGTTAGCATGCGAAATGGTGAATTGTGGCTGAATAATGCTAGTTTTTCGCTGCGATTGAACGTTCGCGGCCAGGCAAATACTCGCAGCGTTGATACTTCGGCGCGGAAATTATTAGTCAGTAAACGCCAATTAGCGCGCTTTACCGAAGCAAAAAAGCAGGGCATGACCATCGTGCCGACCAAATTACTGACCAGCGGCAAATTTATCAAGGTAGTCATCGCCCTCGCCAAGGGTAAAAAAACCTACGACAAGCGCGAGACTATCAAGCGGCGCGATCAAGATCGCGAGACGCGGCGGCAGCTTTCTGGGCGATAA
- a CDS encoding NrdH-redoxin: MSEDNTANHQDAKVTVYSTSWCAFCHTEMEWLKKLGIDFVAKDIEADPSAKEELLSKNGGNFQGVPVTDVCGEVILGFDRPKLQDALKKNGLMSE; the protein is encoded by the coding sequence ATGAGCGAAGATAACACGGCCAATCACCAAGACGCCAAAGTCACTGTCTATAGCACCAGCTGGTGTGCATTTTGTCACACCGAGATGGAGTGGTTGAAAAAACTCGGCATTGATTTTGTCGCCAAGGACATCGAGGCTGATCCAAGCGCCAAGGAAGAATTGCTCAGTAAAAACGGCGGCAATTTCCAGGGCGTGCCAGTAACCGATGTTTGCGGCGAGGTCATCCTCGGCTTTGACCGGCCGAAACTACAGGATGCGCTGAAGAAGAATGGTTTGATGAGCGAATAA
- a CDS encoding D-alanyl-D-alanine carboxypeptidase family protein yields MKITKRLRERKLLLGLGAVLIIASSAVATYFTLRHFNPPRTTAQQPISQEQPAPTPKEKDPDSPKTPAPAAPITIALPNATPIPARIVNDADDADIWKIVNKSRAFANPRYQPNDLHLVSVPTLPGRGQDERSLRAVLMPDLEKLVAAAGNAGVTIYVGSGYRSYATQASLFASNVRQHGEAKANRFSSRPGHSEHQSGLAVDFGSTDQACWVEDCFERTAAGKWLAAHAHEYGFILRYPKGKEPITGYQYEPWHFRYVGRELAGALHQSGLTMEEAWSYIEKAMTELKQRGTQ; encoded by the coding sequence ATGAAAATTACCAAGCGCTTGAGGGAACGTAAGCTGCTCCTTGGCCTGGGTGCCGTGCTGATCATCGCCAGTAGTGCTGTAGCGACTTATTTCACCCTCCGTCATTTCAACCCGCCGCGTACCACTGCCCAGCAGCCTATCAGCCAAGAGCAGCCCGCGCCGACACCCAAAGAAAAAGATCCCGACAGCCCGAAAACTCCAGCGCCAGCTGCACCAATTACCATCGCTCTGCCAAACGCTACACCGATCCCTGCGCGCATCGTTAATGATGCAGATGATGCTGACATCTGGAAAATTGTCAACAAATCCCGAGCCTTTGCCAATCCTCGTTACCAACCCAACGACCTCCACCTCGTCAGCGTGCCGACACTACCCGGCCGCGGCCAGGACGAGCGCTCGCTCCGCGCCGTGCTCATGCCTGACCTCGAGAAATTAGTCGCCGCTGCTGGTAATGCCGGTGTCACCATCTACGTCGGATCAGGCTACCGCAGCTATGCTACTCAGGCTTCACTTTTTGCTAGCAACGTTCGTCAGCACGGCGAGGCTAAGGCCAACCGGTTTAGTTCACGCCCCGGTCATAGTGAGCATCAATCGGGCTTGGCCGTTGACTTTGGCAGCACCGACCAAGCTTGCTGGGTGGAGGACTGTTTCGAACGAACCGCCGCCGGCAAATGGCTGGCTGCCCACGCCCATGAATACGGCTTCATTTTACGCTATCCGAAGGGCAAGGAACCGATCACCGGCTATCAGTACGAGCCATGGCATTTTCGCTACGTTGGGCGGGAACTAGCGGGCGCTCTACATCAGTCGGGCTTGACGATGGAGGAGGCTTGGTCGTATATTGAAAAGGCAATGACTGAACTCAAGCAGCGAGGGACACAATAG
- a CDS encoding glycosyltransferase family 4 protein: protein MRVGLFTDTYRPSINGIVFVVESLKRELEALGHDVYVFCPAKSMNPAKQAELLNEDPDSHIVRFPSIKGAFFDDYDTSVFFPPVVQRRIKELELDIVHIFTPSQIGLVGVSAAHKQQIPLVIQHCTDMYEFAEHYPAVLPGILTLAGVVLPLSIKLRGRDLFELVKLYRPRGITKWNRAIIECVITILYSKADAVIALSRKSVAQLSGWQDDDHLYDLTLLPNGVNALPRPSAAQLKAFRAEWGLRASDEVFGFIGRLGEEKNLPILIKAFDKYVAKARPKSKLLFVGDFEYRKKLEAMAAESKYADRIIFTGALPREELGVAYQVLDVFCFPSLKDTQGWVLHEAAHARKPIVIIDTQVSEVVRDGVNGIFVKNRPKSMADAIITLLRSPARRARFGAESKKIAATFTERRQVRKLEKLYRRVIAQKAAAASRDLDRAA from the coding sequence ATGCGCGTAGGTTTATTCACCGATACCTATCGGCCGTCGATTAACGGCATCGTTTTTGTGGTCGAATCGCTCAAGCGCGAGCTCGAAGCGCTGGGTCACGATGTCTACGTGTTCTGTCCCGCCAAGTCGATGAATCCCGCCAAGCAAGCCGAGCTGCTCAACGAAGACCCGGATTCGCACATCGTCCGCTTTCCCTCGATCAAGGGCGCGTTTTTTGATGATTACGATACGTCGGTGTTCTTCCCGCCAGTGGTGCAGCGTCGCATCAAAGAGCTAGAGCTCGACATCGTGCATATCTTTACGCCGTCGCAAATCGGGCTGGTGGGTGTTAGCGCGGCGCACAAGCAGCAGATCCCTTTGGTCATCCAGCACTGCACCGATATGTACGAATTTGCCGAGCATTATCCGGCGGTGCTGCCGGGGATCTTGACGCTGGCTGGCGTGGTGCTGCCACTGTCGATTAAGTTAAGGGGCCGTGATTTATTTGAATTGGTCAAGCTATATCGGCCGCGTGGTATCACCAAATGGAACCGGGCCATCATCGAGTGCGTCATCACTATCCTCTACAGCAAAGCCGACGCTGTCATTGCCCTCAGTCGCAAAAGCGTGGCTCAGCTCAGCGGTTGGCAGGATGACGATCATCTGTATGATTTGACATTACTGCCAAATGGTGTCAATGCTCTGCCGCGACCGTCAGCGGCTCAGCTCAAGGCCTTTCGGGCAGAGTGGGGTCTCAGGGCGTCTGATGAAGTATTTGGTTTCATTGGGCGGCTGGGCGAAGAGAAAAACTTACCGATTCTGATCAAAGCCTTTGACAAGTATGTCGCCAAGGCTCGCCCTAAATCAAAATTACTGTTCGTTGGCGATTTCGAGTACCGCAAAAAACTCGAGGCGATGGCGGCCGAGAGTAAGTACGCTGATCGGATCATCTTTACCGGCGCTCTGCCGCGCGAGGAATTAGGCGTAGCGTATCAGGTGCTGGATGTGTTTTGCTTCCCGTCGCTCAAGGATACGCAGGGCTGGGTGCTACACGAAGCGGCGCACGCCCGTAAGCCAATCGTCATCATTGACACGCAAGTATCCGAAGTAGTGCGTGACGGCGTAAATGGTATCTTCGTGAAAAATCGGCCCAAGAGTATGGCAGATGCCATTATCACGCTGCTCCGTTCGCCAGCGCGCCGAGCGAGGTTTGGCGCTGAGAGTAAAAAAATAGCGGCCACGTTCACCGAGCGCCGCCAAGTTCGCAAATTAGAGAAATTATATCGCCGGGTTATCGCCCAGAAAGCTGCCGCCGCGTCTCGCGATCTTGATCGCGCCGCTTGA
- a CDS encoding F0F1 ATP synthase subunit A, translating to MLGALGLVVLVWLMFRTRAAVLGKKKHTFATKLIHWTFDGLYNTVRQVIPDQTWARRVAPLCITIFFFVVAQYWLGLLPIVGPITVGSHGTPLFRGGVADLNMTFGLAIVTIVAAQIYAFKYLGFKGNMGRYFVNPLRDPIMAFVGILELVAEFSRLLGLSFRLFGNVLAGEVLLIMIAFLTQYISPVALQPFYLFELFIGGIQAYIFFMLSTVFISLGLAHHDTHEPTDHAHSPADTTKLAAAND from the coding sequence ATGCTTGGCGCGCTCGGGCTGGTCGTTTTGGTGTGGTTGATGTTTCGGACACGGGCGGCAGTGCTGGGCAAGAAAAAGCATACTTTCGCAACGAAGTTGATTCACTGGACATTTGATGGGCTGTACAATACGGTTCGCCAAGTCATCCCGGACCAGACGTGGGCGCGTCGAGTGGCGCCGCTGTGTATCACTATATTCTTTTTCGTGGTGGCGCAGTATTGGCTAGGGCTGCTACCGATTGTCGGGCCGATCACCGTGGGAAGTCACGGTACGCCGCTGTTTCGCGGCGGTGTGGCTGATCTGAATATGACGTTTGGCCTGGCTATCGTGACCATTGTCGCCGCGCAAATTTATGCCTTCAAATACCTTGGCTTCAAGGGCAATATGGGCCGCTACTTTGTCAATCCGCTGCGTGATCCGATCATGGCGTTTGTCGGTATTTTGGAGTTGGTGGCGGAGTTCTCGCGCCTGCTCGGTCTGAGTTTCCGCCTGTTTGGCAACGTATTGGCGGGCGAGGTGCTGTTGATCATGATCGCCTTTTTGACGCAATATATCTCGCCGGTGGCCTTGCAGCCGTTTTATCTGTTCGAGCTGTTCATCGGCGGTATTCAGGCGTACATTTTCTTTATGCTGTCAACGGTATTTATTTCGCTGGGGCTGGCTCACCACGACACGCACGAGCCGACTGATCATGCTCATTCACCTGCTGATACGACGAAACTCGCGGCGGCGAATGATTAG